A section of the Lepus europaeus isolate LE1 chromosome 19, mLepTim1.pri, whole genome shotgun sequence genome encodes:
- the HSBP1 gene encoding heat shock factor-binding protein 1, which translates to MAETDPKTVQDLTSVVQTLLQQMQDKFQTMSDQIIGRIDDMSSRIDDLEKNIADLMTQAGVEEPEGESKTPAPQKS; encoded by the exons ATGGCCGAGACTGACCCCAAGACGGTGCAGGATCTCACCTCGGTG GTGCAGACGCTCCTGCAGCAGATGCAAGACAAATTCCAGACCATGTCCGACCAGATCATCGGGAGAA TCGATGACATGAGCAGCCGCATCGACGACCTGGAGAAGAACATCGCGGACCTCATGACGCAGGCTGGGGTGGAGGAGCCGGAGGGGGAGAGCAAGACGCCCGCCCCGCAGAAGAGCTGA